The sequence CGCATGCGCCGACTCCTCGTCTCAATTGCACGGAAATTCTGAGGATGACGTTTTCGGATCGTTCATTTTGGCCGGATATGTTCCCATATTTGCTGTAGCGGTCCTGTCATCACCAGTACTGAGTACATATAATTATTTCGAATATGTTACATCAAAAAAAAGCCCGCATGAGACTGGCCGGAAGCGAAATTGACATCTGTGCGGCAAGCGGTTTTGCGATGCCGAACAAACAATAAATAAGCAATAAATAAGCAATAAGTCGATATCCGTTGCCGTTTCCATATGCACGGCGACAGGCATACAGCCGAAAGTAGTGCAGCTGCAATCTTTATACAGGAGCGTGGTTTGGATCAAGCAATTTTGGTGCCTCAAGAACGGCGGACAGATTGGCGTAACTGGTCCGGATCGGTGCAGTTTTCGCCGGCGCGGTATTCCTCCCCCGGCTCCATGGAAGAATTGAAATCGGTAGTGCGGACTACCGTCGCCTCGGGGCAATCCTTGCGCGTGGTGGGCAGCGGCCATTCCTTCGTACCGCTGGTAGAGACCGGCGGCGCCCTGCTTTCGCTGCGCAACATGAGCGGCGTTAACGCGGTCGATGCGGGAGTGGCTGAGGTCTGGGCCGGCACCGATCTGAAGACCCTGGGCGAGCAGCTGAGCGCAAGCGGCCACGGCATGCTGAACCTGGGCGATATCAACAAGCAGTCCCTGGCCGGCGCGGTCGGCACCGGAACCCACGGCACCGGGATCGGGCTGGGTTCGATCTCGACCCAGGTGCGGGCGATGACGCTGGTGATGCCGGACGGCGAATCGGTCGAGTGTTCGCCGGCGCAGGAAGCGGACCTGTTCGCCGCGGCGCGGGTGGCGATGGGCAGCCTGGGCATCATGGCGAAAATCAAGATCGACGTCGTACCCGCCTACCGGCTCGAGCTGGTCAAGCAAACCATGGACCTGGACGACTGTCTCGAGCGCGCACCCGCCCTGGCGCAAAGCAATCGCCATTTCGAATTCTACTGGTTCCCGCATACCCGCAAGACCGTCGCCAAGCTGATGAATCAGACTGAGGCCAATGTTTCTAACCAGGGTTTGACGAGCGCGATGGAAATGGCGCTCGAAAACGGCGTCTTCGGCCTGTTGTCGCGCCTGGTCAGGGCCAAGCCGGCGCGTGCGCCGGGGGTCGCGCGGCTGATCGGCAAGCTGGTCGGCGACAAGGCCCCGGTGATGGTGGCCGACTGCCATCGTGCTTTTTCCACCGAGCGCCTGGTGCGTTTCAATGAGATGGAGTACGAGCTGCCTGCCGAACGCGGACCGGAAGCATTGCGCGAGCTGGTTGCCTATATCGAAAAGAATAAGGTGCTGGTACATTTCCCTGTCGAATACCGTTACGTCAAGGGCGACGATATCTGGCTGTCGCCATTCTACGGCCGCGATTCCGCATCGATTTCGGTGCACCAGTATGTGGGCATGGAGCATGATGCGTATTTTCGCGCGGCCGAGGCCATATTCCTCAACCATGGCGGCCGTCCGCACTGGGGCAAGATGCACAATCTCGGCGCCGGCCAGCTAGCCGGCCTGTATCCGCGCTGGGATGATTTCATGGCGCTGCGCCAGCGGACCGATCCGGCCGGCATCTTCCTCAACCCGTTGCTGAAACGTTATTTTGGAGCCTAAGGAAAACATGGACGGCGTGCAAATTTCACCGTGGCGGCGCTGGGGAGTCCTGGCCATCTTCTGCGCCGCGTTGATCATGACCCAGGTGTTCTGGTACGATTTCGCGCCGATACTGACCTTCGTCTCGGAGCACTACGGCGTCAGCGAATTGTCCGCCAGCCTGTTGATCCTGGTGTTTCCGGTGATGAGCATCCTGGTGTCGGCGCTGGCCGGCAGCCTGATCGACCGCCGCGGCTACCGCCTGTCGCTGCTGATAGGAACCGGCGTGATGGCTGCCTGCAGCCTGCTGCGCGTGATCGATAACTTCTGGCTGCTGCTGCTGGCGCAGACCGGCATTGCGGTCGCCATTCCTTTCATCGTCACGCCGATTACGGTGCTGGCCTCGGACTGGTTCGAGGCACGCGACGAAGCCAAGATCACGGGCATCTGCGCGATCGCCATCTTTGCCGGGCTGGCGCTGGCCATGACGGCATCGCCCGCGCTGTTCGCTGCCTTCCATCTGGCCGGCTCGATGGCGATCCACGCCGCTGCCGCCTTCCTGCTTTTCCTGCTGACCATCTTGTTTATCCGCCAACGGCAATACGCCACGCCGGGCGTCCGGGAAAAACATCAGGCAGCGCTGAAAGTCAGAGGCAATATCGCCTTGCTGGTGATCCTGGTCGCCAGCTTCCTGATACAAGGCTGCTTCAATGCCGCCACCACCTGGCTGGAGGCGGTATGGAGCGGGCGCGGCTTCGGCATCGACGACGCCGGTTTCGCCATGGCGGCGGTAGTGGCAGGGGGGATCGTCGGCGCCATGGTGATTCCCGCGCTGGCCGCCAGGTCCGGCAGCGTGCTTGGCATGATCACGGCTTGCTTGCTGCCTTCGGTGTTGCTGCTGTATCCCTTGTTCGCCGCCGGCAGCGTCGCCTGGGGCATCGCCTGCGGCGCGCTGCTCGGCTTTTTTTGGCTGCCGCTGCTGCCCTTGTCGCTGACTGTGATCGACGAAGCTGTGCCAAAAGCGCATGCCGGCATGGCAGCCGGACTGTTCTGGACGGTCGGCAATGCCGGTGTGCTGGCAATGACAGTGCTGTTCGAACGGGTCAAGAACCTCTTGGGCTGGCAACAGGCAGTGGTCATGCTGATCCTGTGCATGCTTGCCGTCCTGTGCGTGCTGCTGCGCTTTGCTCCGGCGATGCGGCGTCACCTGTTTACCATGGCAGGGGAGGCATGATGCCAGTACCGTTTTGGCCCACAGACACCGGCGCGCCGCATGACCTCTATTTTTCGGCGATCAATGCCGAATTGCGCAGGCACGGCCCGGCGCACCCATGCCTGCTGATCGACCTTGACCGCCTGGACCAGAATCTGGCCATGGTGCGGCAAGCGCTGGCGCCAGGAAAGTCGCTGCGGATCGTCGCCAAGTCGCTGCCTTCGCTGCCTCTGCTTGACTATGTGATGAAGGCAGCCGGCAGCAACCGCCTGATGGCTTTCCATCAACCCTTCCTGAGCGAAGAAGCAAAGCGTTTCCCGCAGGCCGATATCCTGCTCGGCAAGCCGATGCCGGTGCGCGCCGCCGCCGCATTCTACGATCAGCTGCGCGGCAGCTTCGATCCGGCCAGGCAGTTGCAATGGCTGATCGATACCCCGCAACGCCTGGCCCAGTATCTCGCGCTGGCGCAAGAGCGCGGCCTGCGCATGCGCATCAATATCGAGCTGGACGTCGGTTTGCATCGGGGCGGCGTGGCGCAGGAGCAGGTGCTGCTGAGCATGTTGGACATGATCGAACGCAATCCGGCGCAGCTGACGTTGGGCGGCTTCATGGGCTATGAGCCGCATGTGGCCAAGCTGCCGCGCATCTTCGGTACGCCAGCCCAGCTGCATGAAAAGGTGATGCAACGTTATCAGGCGCTCAAGGATGTTGCGGCCAGCGCCTATCCCAGGCTGCTGGATTCTGGCCTCACACTGAACGCCGGCGGCAGCATGTCGTACCGGCTCTACGAAAAACAATCGTTGATCAATGACGTATCGGTGGGCTCCGCTCTGGTCAAGCCCGCCGATTTCGATCTCGGCCTGCTGGCCGGCCATCAGCCGGCCATGTTCATCGCCACCCCCGTGCTGAAGAAGCTGGATGGCACTACGATTCCGGGGACCGACTGGG comes from Collimonas pratensis and encodes:
- a CDS encoding D-arabinono-1,4-lactone oxidase; amino-acid sequence: MPQERRTDWRNWSGSVQFSPARYSSPGSMEELKSVVRTTVASGQSLRVVGSGHSFVPLVETGGALLSLRNMSGVNAVDAGVAEVWAGTDLKTLGEQLSASGHGMLNLGDINKQSLAGAVGTGTHGTGIGLGSISTQVRAMTLVMPDGESVECSPAQEADLFAAARVAMGSLGIMAKIKIDVVPAYRLELVKQTMDLDDCLERAPALAQSNRHFEFYWFPHTRKTVAKLMNQTEANVSNQGLTSAMEMALENGVFGLLSRLVRAKPARAPGVARLIGKLVGDKAPVMVADCHRAFSTERLVRFNEMEYELPAERGPEALRELVAYIEKNKVLVHFPVEYRYVKGDDIWLSPFYGRDSASISVHQYVGMEHDAYFRAAEAIFLNHGGRPHWGKMHNLGAGQLAGLYPRWDDFMALRQRTDPAGIFLNPLLKRYFGA
- a CDS encoding CynX/NimT family MFS transporter → MDGVQISPWRRWGVLAIFCAALIMTQVFWYDFAPILTFVSEHYGVSELSASLLILVFPVMSILVSALAGSLIDRRGYRLSLLIGTGVMAACSLLRVIDNFWLLLLAQTGIAVAIPFIVTPITVLASDWFEARDEAKITGICAIAIFAGLALAMTASPALFAAFHLAGSMAIHAAAAFLLFLLTILFIRQRQYATPGVREKHQAALKVRGNIALLVILVASFLIQGCFNAATTWLEAVWSGRGFGIDDAGFAMAAVVAGGIVGAMVIPALAARSGSVLGMITACLLPSVLLLYPLFAAGSVAWGIACGALLGFFWLPLLPLSLTVIDEAVPKAHAGMAAGLFWTVGNAGVLAMTVLFERVKNLLGWQQAVVMLILCMLAVLCVLLRFAPAMRRHLFTMAGEA
- a CDS encoding DSD1 family PLP-dependent enzyme: MMPVPFWPTDTGAPHDLYFSAINAELRRHGPAHPCLLIDLDRLDQNLAMVRQALAPGKSLRIVAKSLPSLPLLDYVMKAAGSNRLMAFHQPFLSEEAKRFPQADILLGKPMPVRAAAAFYDQLRGSFDPARQLQWLIDTPQRLAQYLALAQERGLRMRINIELDVGLHRGGVAQEQVLLSMLDMIERNPAQLTLGGFMGYEPHVAKLPRIFGTPAQLHEKVMQRYQALKDVAASAYPRLLDSGLTLNAGGSMSYRLYEKQSLINDVSVGSALVKPADFDLGLLAGHQPAMFIATPVLKKLDGTTIPGTDWVGKLGAWWNPNRRRTYFLYGGHWLARYESPRGLLEHPMMGYSTNQQFVNGSAATALAPDDYVFLRPTQSEAVMLQFGALVILRQGRIVDYWPVLGSSDPGPRPDSDSSTKTINVEIASHA